A stretch of the Thiomicrorhabdus xiamenensis genome encodes the following:
- a CDS encoding efflux RND transporter periplasmic adaptor subunit — translation MKYSLATSHRKSFLPLVICSFLMLGLVHSNKVIAADGNAAGKQERPPMPVQVEKVSLQNFPYKANYPAQLAASKSVEVHARVTGIIEKQFYQEGQLVKAGDKLYQIDDRRYVAAKEQAAALLQSAKVQVTQSKINYDRVKKLREKQSVSIQDVDDAYTAWQVALADRDAAQAKLHSAQIELDDTTIEAEISGVIGQRQMDVGDLINPEAGVSLLNSITQTDPVYAHFSISDNDRQTFLEQVDAGLVKPFDTPKVALISASGSTIQESQVDFIDTQLDAATASQPVRATFANQDNRLLPGQFVRLEATLGEWQNMPSIPESSVMQVGAQAFVYVAKDGMAQMLPIQLAGLYQGRWLVKGGLKAGDEVITGNLIKLRPKTPVTVLPPQSADKNAGGK, via the coding sequence ATGAAATACTCTCTCGCAACATCACACCGCAAATCGTTTTTACCTTTGGTAATCTGCTCCTTTTTAATGCTGGGTCTTGTACACAGCAATAAAGTCATTGCTGCCGACGGCAATGCTGCAGGCAAACAGGAAAGACCGCCTATGCCGGTTCAGGTTGAAAAAGTCAGCCTGCAGAATTTCCCATACAAGGCGAACTACCCTGCACAGCTGGCAGCCAGTAAATCGGTTGAAGTACATGCCCGTGTCACAGGTATTATCGAAAAGCAGTTCTATCAGGAAGGCCAGCTGGTCAAAGCCGGCGACAAGCTGTATCAAATTGATGACCGTCGCTATGTGGCGGCAAAAGAACAGGCAGCAGCGCTTCTGCAAAGCGCCAAGGTTCAGGTAACGCAAAGCAAGATCAATTATGACCGTGTCAAAAAGCTGCGCGAGAAACAGTCTGTCAGTATTCAGGATGTCGATGACGCCTATACCGCATGGCAGGTTGCCCTGGCGGATCGTGATGCAGCGCAAGCCAAACTGCACAGTGCTCAGATCGAACTGGACGACACGACAATCGAAGCGGAAATCAGCGGTGTCATCGGGCAACGTCAGATGGATGTCGGCGATCTGATCAATCCGGAAGCCGGTGTCAGCTTACTGAACAGCATTACTCAAACCGATCCGGTTTATGCGCATTTCTCGATTTCCGATAATGATCGTCAGACATTTTTGGAACAAGTGGATGCCGGTTTGGTCAAGCCTTTCGACACGCCGAAAGTCGCGTTAATCAGCGCCAGTGGTTCCACGATTCAAGAAAGTCAGGTTGATTTTATCGATACGCAATTGGATGCAGCGACCGCCAGTCAACCGGTTCGAGCAACCTTTGCCAATCAGGACAACCGACTTCTTCCCGGTCAGTTCGTTCGCCTCGAAGCAACTCTTGGAGAATGGCAAAACATGCCGAGTATTCCGGAATCCTCGGTAATGCAAGTCGGCGCTCAGGCGTTTGTTTATGTGGCAAAAGACGGCATGGCACAAATGCTGCCGATTCAGCTTGCCGGTCTTTATCAGGGACGCTGGCTGGTTAAGGGCGGTCTTAAGGCCGGTGATGAAGTCATTACCGGGAACCTGATCAAGTTGCGCCCTAAAACTCCAGTCACCGTTCTGCCGCCACAATCCGCCGATAAGAACGCGGGAGGTAAATAA
- a CDS encoding TetR/AcrR family transcriptional regulator, with amino-acid sequence MTQNPANQSTDKETVAQAKPEVSTNKRGLERRRKLLEVAEKHFFSFGYAGTSVNEIVKEAGGSLNTLYRYFGNKLGLFEAVFRLKTDELFTPFAHMDFWQDDIETNLFRFGECLQRVTSTPDGIAVYRLVVTENNFEQSEIQRIFYQLGPQTGIRILGDYLQRMKDKGKLELEDPYLAASQFIEMIKGPFLYPRLFGETIEEQQLHQALKQAIHIFLNGCLQK; translated from the coding sequence ATGACGCAAAATCCTGCCAATCAATCCACTGATAAAGAAACTGTTGCACAGGCTAAACCGGAAGTTTCGACCAATAAACGAGGTCTGGAGCGCCGAAGAAAATTGCTTGAGGTGGCGGAAAAACATTTCTTTTCATTTGGTTATGCGGGTACCAGCGTCAATGAGATCGTCAAGGAAGCCGGAGGTTCCCTGAATACGCTCTATCGCTATTTCGGCAATAAACTCGGGCTTTTCGAAGCGGTCTTCCGGCTGAAAACCGATGAGCTGTTTACGCCTTTTGCCCATATGGATTTCTGGCAGGACGATATCGAAACCAACCTTTTTCGGTTTGGTGAATGTCTGCAAAGAGTGACTTCAACCCCGGATGGAATTGCTGTTTATCGCTTGGTCGTGACCGAAAATAACTTTGAGCAGAGCGAGATACAGCGTATTTTTTATCAACTCGGTCCGCAGACGGGGATTCGAATCCTTGGCGATTATCTGCAGCGCATGAAAGACAAGGGAAAACTCGAGCTCGAAGATCCTTATCTGGCGGCTTCTCAGTTTATCGAAATGATTAAAGGGCCTTTCCTTTATCCGCGACTGTTCGGTGAAACGATTGAAGAGCAACAGCTGCATCAGGCGCTTAAACAGGCGATTCATATTTTTCTCAATGGCTGCCTGCAAAAATAG
- a CDS encoding MFS transporter, with protein MWPVFRFPAFRAFFGIQFLGAFNDNLYKNALVILITFKLSQSEEQTGLLVTLAAGLFILPFLLFSPLAGQLADAYDKRWLIRKINLAEVGVMLLGAISLIQQSIELLLFTLFLMGTQSAFFGPIKYAFLPEILPEKQLIKGNALFSGSTFVAILLGTILGGLGVMPDDGVYLMGAAVIVVASLGYLASFAVGEVRPHPGYPEKIRFWGNTRSIFQQALRHREAFFAVLGISWFWFFGAVILSQIPTLVKYGLQADDQVVVWFLTLFSIGIALGSAGIAQLFKGQVHLRWHPLLLILMSTSLLMAVWLIHLHTPVGGNFALTTLSEFLSSTYGLALSVSFALMAFFGGAYIVPLYTLMQCKTPAEQRGQMIAVNNLINSALMVLSSLLLMFGFGVGLSLLAMLVILAVANILVIVLFKMGAN; from the coding sequence ATGTGGCCGGTGTTCCGTTTCCCCGCTTTCAGGGCATTTTTCGGCATTCAGTTTCTCGGTGCCTTTAACGACAACCTCTATAAAAACGCTCTGGTGATCCTGATTACCTTTAAATTAAGCCAGTCCGAAGAGCAGACCGGTCTTCTGGTGACGCTGGCTGCCGGACTTTTTATTCTGCCGTTTCTGCTTTTTTCCCCTTTGGCGGGGCAGCTTGCCGATGCCTACGATAAACGCTGGCTGATCCGTAAAATCAATCTTGCCGAAGTTGGTGTGATGCTGCTCGGTGCTATCTCTCTTATTCAACAGTCGATCGAACTGCTGCTGTTTACACTGTTTCTGATGGGAACCCAGTCGGCTTTTTTCGGCCCGATCAAATACGCGTTTCTGCCGGAGATTCTGCCGGAAAAACAGCTCATCAAAGGGAATGCGCTTTTTAGCGGTTCGACCTTTGTCGCTATTTTGCTGGGAACGATTCTCGGCGGTCTGGGGGTAATGCCGGATGACGGCGTTTACCTTATGGGAGCGGCGGTGATTGTCGTCGCTTCATTAGGTTATCTGGCCAGTTTCGCCGTCGGAGAAGTTCGGCCGCATCCGGGCTACCCCGAAAAAATCCGTTTTTGGGGTAACACCCGGTCCATTTTTCAGCAGGCGCTCCGCCATAGGGAAGCCTTTTTTGCGGTGCTGGGCATCTCCTGGTTCTGGTTTTTCGGTGCGGTGATTCTGAGTCAGATTCCGACTCTGGTGAAATACGGCCTGCAGGCCGATGATCAGGTTGTGGTCTGGTTTCTGACTCTTTTTTCGATTGGCATCGCTCTCGGATCGGCAGGCATAGCACAGCTTTTCAAAGGGCAGGTTCATCTGCGCTGGCATCCGCTTCTACTGATTTTGATGAGTACCAGCCTGCTGATGGCGGTCTGGCTGATTCATCTGCATACGCCGGTCGGCGGAAATTTCGCTCTGACAACGCTGAGCGAGTTTCTTTCCAGTACTTACGGCTTGGCATTAAGTGTCAGTTTTGCGTTGATGGCCTTCTTTGGCGGTGCTTATATTGTGCCTCTGTACACCCTGATGCAGTGCAAGACACCTGCCGAGCAACGGGGGCAGATGATAGCCGTCAATAACCTGATCAATTCAGCGCTGATGGTGCTGTCGTCACTGCTGCTTATGTTCGGATTCGGAGTGGGTCTTTCATTACTTGCCATGCTGGTTATTTTGGCGGTTGCGAACATTTTGGTAATCGTATTGTTTAAAATGGGTGCAAATTAG
- a CDS encoding YceI family protein yields the protein MKIKATLGALLLTPALLAAPVHSAQAAEYQIDTQGMHAAIQFKIKHLGYSWLNGRFEKFSGNYSYDSSKPGQSKVQVTIDTTSLNSNHAERDKHLRSKDFLNVSKYPQAKFVSTNVQAKGDKLTITGDFTLNGVTKPLTIDAHKIGEGKDPWGGYRSGFSGTTSFKMADYGITYDLGPASTEVFLTLDIEGVRK from the coding sequence ATGAAGATTAAAGCGACTTTAGGCGCACTGCTTTTAACCCCGGCTCTACTGGCGGCGCCGGTACACAGTGCTCAGGCTGCCGAATACCAGATCGACACTCAAGGCATGCACGCCGCAATTCAGTTCAAGATTAAACATCTCGGCTACAGCTGGCTGAACGGGCGTTTCGAAAAATTTTCCGGCAATTACAGCTACGACAGCAGTAAACCGGGTCAGAGTAAGGTACAGGTCACCATTGACACCACCAGCCTGAACAGCAACCATGCGGAGCGCGACAAACACCTGCGCAGCAAGGATTTCCTGAATGTCAGTAAATACCCGCAGGCAAAGTTCGTCAGTACCAATGTCCAGGCCAAAGGCGATAAATTGACGATTACCGGCGATTTCACCCTGAACGGCGTGACCAAACCTCTAACCATCGACGCTCATAAAATCGGTGAAGGAAAAGATCCATGGGGCGGCTACCGCTCCGGTTTCAGCGGTACAACCAGCTTCAAAATGGCCGATTACGGAATTACCTATGATTTAGGACCGGCCTCAACCGAGGTCTTTCTGACTCTGGATATCGAAGGGGTTCGTAAGTAA
- a CDS encoding bifunctional acetate--CoA ligase family protein/GNAT family N-acetyltransferase, whose product MQPHYLTQLFNPKSVAVFGASDREDSVGGTAFNNLLTAGFQGKIYAINPKHKEVQGQACFASLEDVGESIDLAVIATPAHTIMPIIKACGQANIPFAIVLSAGFESEEGKLLQKTLLKTARQLGIRLLGPNCLGIIRPKIGLNATFSKNQAQSGKLALVSQSGALCTGVLDWAETNEIGFSLVASTGDAADLDFGEILDYLASDAQTHSILLYIEGITNARRFLSGLRKAARVKPVILLKSGRMPAGTQAAISHTGALVGSDDIFNAAIERTGVVRAKTISQLFSAAKTLTYDLTIKQNRLMIVTNGGGPGVMATDLAAELGIQMPKVSETTLKALNEILPAHWSHNNPVDILGDATPERYRKAIEICMDDPEIDAVLVLLTPQAMTDPVAIAHSLIEMQKTSNHKKPLLTAWLGENLVGPAREAFYKAHIPTFRTPEAAVEAMHFITEYHHNQTLLKQIPEPNETSHCDIDGARQIIHNALREGRTLLNTLETKALLKAFHIPVTQAMIANSATEALVAAENIGFPVALKVNSDKITHKSDSGGVELNIQTPAELHHAYDRLVASVKEHFPNEDIRSVSVESMLNMPFARELIIGVSRDPVFGPAISFGSGGTMVEILKDSSSALPPINEFIAKRMIASTKVSKMLGNYRNLPAVQVDKLVEILTNLSTMVSELPEVAELDLNPILANHQQVLAVDARIRVERASKSMVPYAHMAIHPYPLHLEKHSTTSSGMEFCIRPIRAEDAQMESEFVDHLSEKTKFLRFMQSVKSLSQEMLVRFTQIDYDQEMAFIAYCEEDGHPKELGVTRYSINPDGKTAEFALVVHDGYQHQGIGTQLLECLIEDARRKGLDKLNGEVLKQNQGMLALAEQFGFQLSPCTEDKGIILVEKKL is encoded by the coding sequence ATGCAACCACATTACCTAACTCAGCTTTTTAATCCCAAGTCGGTGGCTGTCTTCGGTGCCAGTGACAGAGAGGACTCAGTGGGCGGTACCGCCTTTAACAATTTACTGACTGCCGGCTTTCAAGGAAAAATCTATGCTATCAATCCTAAGCACAAGGAAGTCCAAGGTCAAGCATGCTTCGCGTCTCTGGAAGATGTCGGAGAATCAATCGATCTGGCCGTAATCGCTACGCCGGCACATACGATTATGCCGATTATCAAAGCCTGCGGCCAAGCCAATATCCCCTTTGCCATCGTCCTTTCCGCCGGCTTTGAAAGCGAAGAAGGCAAACTGTTGCAGAAGACTTTGCTCAAAACCGCACGCCAACTCGGTATTCGCCTGCTCGGCCCTAACTGTCTCGGTATTATCCGTCCTAAAATCGGTCTTAACGCCACCTTCAGCAAGAATCAGGCTCAAAGCGGAAAACTGGCACTGGTCTCGCAAAGCGGTGCACTCTGTACCGGTGTACTGGACTGGGCGGAAACCAATGAAATCGGCTTCTCGCTGGTCGCATCCACCGGTGACGCCGCCGATCTGGATTTCGGCGAAATCCTCGATTATCTCGCCAGCGACGCCCAGACCCACAGTATTCTGTTGTATATCGAAGGGATTACCAATGCCCGCCGCTTCCTGAGCGGCCTGCGCAAAGCCGCGCGCGTCAAGCCGGTTATTCTGCTCAAATCCGGTCGCATGCCAGCCGGAACTCAAGCGGCTATCTCACACACCGGCGCTCTGGTCGGATCGGACGATATCTTCAATGCGGCGATCGAACGTACCGGTGTGGTGCGCGCGAAGACCATCAGTCAGCTATTCTCGGCGGCGAAAACACTGACCTACGATTTAACCATTAAACAGAATCGTTTAATGATCGTCACCAACGGCGGCGGTCCGGGTGTTATGGCTACGGATCTGGCTGCGGAGCTGGGCATTCAGATGCCGAAGGTGAGTGAAACGACGCTCAAAGCCCTAAACGAAATACTGCCGGCACACTGGTCGCATAACAACCCTGTCGATATTCTGGGAGACGCGACGCCGGAACGTTATCGCAAAGCGATCGAGATCTGCATGGACGACCCGGAAATTGACGCCGTACTGGTCCTGCTGACCCCGCAAGCGATGACTGACCCGGTGGCAATTGCCCACAGCCTGATCGAAATGCAGAAAACCTCCAACCATAAAAAGCCGCTTCTGACGGCGTGGTTGGGTGAAAATCTGGTTGGACCGGCACGGGAAGCGTTCTATAAAGCTCATATCCCAACCTTCCGGACACCGGAAGCTGCCGTCGAAGCGATGCACTTCATTACCGAATATCATCACAACCAGACCCTGTTAAAACAGATTCCGGAACCGAACGAAACCAGTCATTGCGATATCGACGGTGCCAGACAGATTATTCACAACGCTCTGCGGGAAGGTCGTACGCTGCTTAATACGCTGGAAACCAAGGCGCTTCTAAAAGCTTTCCATATCCCTGTTACCCAGGCGATGATTGCCAACTCCGCTACCGAAGCGCTGGTCGCAGCGGAAAACATCGGCTTCCCGGTCGCTCTAAAAGTGAATTCGGACAAAATCACCCATAAATCGGACAGCGGCGGTGTTGAACTCAATATTCAAACGCCTGCCGAACTGCATCATGCCTATGACCGCCTGGTCGCTTCGGTTAAAGAACACTTCCCAAACGAAGACATTCGTAGCGTCAGCGTCGAGTCCATGCTCAATATGCCTTTCGCGCGTGAATTGATTATCGGCGTCAGCCGCGATCCGGTTTTCGGCCCGGCTATCTCTTTCGGTTCCGGTGGAACCATGGTGGAAATTCTCAAAGACAGCAGCAGTGCCCTGCCGCCGATCAACGAATTTATCGCCAAACGGATGATCGCCTCAACCAAGGTCAGCAAAATGCTCGGAAATTACCGCAATCTGCCCGCGGTACAGGTCGATAAGCTGGTCGAAATTCTGACTAACCTGTCAACAATGGTCAGCGAGCTGCCGGAAGTGGCCGAACTCGACCTGAACCCGATTTTAGCCAACCATCAGCAGGTTCTCGCGGTTGATGCACGTATCCGTGTCGAACGCGCATCGAAAAGCATGGTGCCTTATGCCCATATGGCAATCCATCCTTACCCTCTGCATCTGGAAAAGCACAGTACGACCTCATCCGGCATGGAATTCTGTATCCGTCCGATTCGTGCCGAAGACGCTCAGATGGAGAGCGAATTTGTCGATCACCTTTCGGAAAAGACCAAATTCCTGCGCTTTATGCAAAGTGTGAAATCGCTAAGTCAGGAGATGCTGGTACGTTTTACCCAGATTGACTATGACCAGGAAATGGCCTTTATCGCCTATTGCGAAGAGGACGGCCATCCTAAAGAGCTTGGGGTAACTCGCTACAGTATTAACCCCGACGGTAAAACTGCTGAATTCGCCTTGGTCGTGCATGACGGTTACCAGCACCAAGGGATCGGTACACAATTACTGGAATGCCTGATTGAAGATGCTCGCCGAAAAGGGTTGGATAAACTCAATGGCGAAGTGTTGAAACAGAATCAAGGGATGCTGGCTCTGGCCGAGCAATTCGGTTTCCAGCTCAGTCCTTGTACCGAGGATAAAGGCATTATTCTGGTCGAGAAAAAGCTGTAA
- a CDS encoding LysR family transcriptional regulator translates to MSVFVSVVEAGSFSSAAQNLGVSVSFVSKQVNRLEERLNARLLQRSTRSLSLTEVGQMYYTKARDIVRSAQEMENNIHSLQQNPVGTIKVSVPLSFGHLHLQSVITDYMRLYPQVELQVDFSSRLVDLAGEGFDVALRLGESKDSSLISRKVTEFNLVTCATPAFWQKYPQITHPSQLRQLPAIKYHYQQAPLMMEYFVNGQSLHIDVPAKAQTNHLPQQLELILAGIGFGRLPTFIADDYLNSGRLQAVLQSYEMPVQGIYIVYPHRHHLSAKVRAFVDLVCDAFKKEIGK, encoded by the coding sequence ATGAGTGTTTTTGTGAGTGTCGTTGAGGCGGGCAGTTTCAGTTCTGCAGCGCAGAACCTCGGCGTGTCGGTCTCATTTGTCAGCAAACAGGTAAACCGCCTGGAAGAGCGGTTGAATGCCCGACTTCTGCAGCGTTCGACCCGTAGTTTGAGTCTCACCGAAGTTGGCCAGATGTATTACACCAAAGCGCGCGATATTGTGCGTTCCGCGCAGGAGATGGAAAACAATATTCACTCCTTGCAGCAAAATCCGGTCGGTACCATCAAGGTCAGTGTGCCCTTGAGTTTCGGACATTTACACCTGCAGTCTGTGATCACCGACTATATGCGTCTGTACCCCCAGGTGGAATTGCAGGTTGATTTCAGCAGCCGTCTGGTTGATTTGGCTGGAGAGGGGTTTGATGTCGCTCTGCGTTTGGGCGAATCGAAAGATTCCAGTCTGATCAGTCGTAAAGTCACGGAATTTAATTTAGTCACCTGCGCAACTCCGGCGTTCTGGCAGAAGTATCCGCAAATTACCCATCCCAGCCAGCTTCGGCAGCTACCGGCAATCAAATACCACTATCAGCAGGCCCCCTTGATGATGGAGTATTTTGTCAACGGCCAGAGTCTGCATATTGATGTCCCGGCCAAGGCGCAGACCAATCACTTGCCTCAGCAACTGGAGCTGATACTGGCCGGAATCGGCTTCGGCCGCCTGCCGACTTTCATTGCCGACGATTATTTGAACAGCGGTCGTTTACAGGCCGTATTGCAATCCTATGAAATGCCGGTTCAGGGGATTTATATCGTCTATCCGCACCGGCATCATCTCTCTGCAAAAGTAAGAGCTTTTGTGGATCTGGTTTGCGATGCCTTCAAGAAAGAGATTGGAAAGTAG
- a CDS encoding cytochrome b, translated as MQWRNDTKGYGLVAITLHWLLAAALLGLFWLGTWMVDLGYYHNWYHEAPSLHKSIGVLVVGLMLLRLLWRWSNPKPAALGKSPMQNFLAESAHLTFYLLVILLGLSGYFISSAEGEAISVFGLFSIPALPWQFEQQADIAGEVHEIIAWTLIALVLLHLAAALKHHFINQDKTLKRMLTISKGDIL; from the coding sequence ATGCAATGGCGCAACGATACAAAAGGCTACGGGCTGGTAGCGATCACTTTACATTGGCTACTGGCAGCAGCTCTGCTCGGGCTATTTTGGCTGGGAACCTGGATGGTCGATCTCGGCTATTACCACAACTGGTACCACGAAGCTCCGAGCCTGCATAAGAGTATCGGCGTACTTGTCGTCGGTTTAATGCTGCTGCGCCTGCTATGGCGTTGGAGCAATCCGAAACCGGCCGCACTGGGCAAAAGCCCAATGCAGAATTTTCTGGCCGAAAGCGCTCACCTGACATTCTATCTGTTGGTGATTCTACTCGGTCTTAGCGGTTATTTCATATCCAGTGCAGAAGGAGAAGCGATCAGTGTCTTCGGGCTCTTCTCGATACCCGCTTTACCTTGGCAATTCGAGCAACAGGCGGATATTGCCGGTGAAGTCCATGAGATTATCGCATGGACATTGATCGCTCTGGTGCTACTGCACCTGGCAGCTGCATTGAAACACCATTTCATCAACCAAGACAAAACTTTAAAACGTATGCTGACAATCAGCAAAGGAGACATATTATGA
- a CDS encoding AMP-binding protein gives MKWLFKSLAKLIFKLLYRVEVRGLEHYRAVKQEKQPLLIIANHVSLLDGPLLDLFVPGETTFMVDKSHTNKWHERWILAMSHYFSVDMHSPYAAKHMIEELRTGKQCMIFPEGRITTTGAMMKIYDGTGMVAAKSGAILLPIHIDGAVLSRFSYLDGSRFGFIKRFWFPKITLTISPAQQLSVPKGVKGHDRHRLLTEQVAKIMRDSAYLGAIQKKSLFTALLQAKSKFRAGDICVEDINHQELTLKKIVLAAKVLGKALHKELKDEKRVGLMLPNVSGMPASFFALQAYGYVPAMINFTAGKNVIRSACQTAELKTIITSQRFIDAFGLQELVEELSSDVRFIVLEEVRESIGTLDKLGGMLASAKSLPGNRLDPESEAVVLFTSGSEGAPKGVVLSHNNIVSNIEQISAMLNLMPNEQLFNALPTFHCFGLTAGMLWPILKGARVFFYPSPVHYHQVPELVYQKNARLIFGTDTFFTGYARKANPYDFYSMRALVAGAERLRPETRQVYAEKFHQPIYEGYGVTETTPVLSVNIPTSFKHGSVGMFVPMIEHRLEPIPGIKEGGRLFVKGPNVMLGYLMPDKPGVLQPPSGGWHDTGDIVDIDQDGFVWIKGRAKRFAKIGGEMVSLTAVEAYINQASPESHHAVVAIEDKRKGEQLVLVTDDHTLSRKTVIDAARANQVSELMIPKTVVLVEQVPVLGTGKVDYPAVQQLVEQQSKV, from the coding sequence ATGAAGTGGTTGTTCAAATCTTTGGCAAAGCTGATTTTTAAACTGTTGTATCGGGTTGAAGTCAGAGGCTTGGAACACTACCGGGCGGTTAAGCAGGAAAAACAGCCGCTGCTGATTATTGCGAATCACGTATCCCTGCTGGACGGTCCGCTTCTGGATCTTTTTGTACCGGGCGAAACCACGTTCATGGTCGACAAAAGCCACACCAACAAATGGCATGAACGCTGGATTCTGGCGATGAGTCACTATTTCAGTGTCGATATGCACAGTCCGTATGCGGCCAAGCATATGATCGAAGAGCTGCGAACCGGTAAGCAGTGCATGATTTTTCCGGAAGGACGGATTACCACCACCGGCGCCATGATGAAAATTTATGACGGAACCGGGATGGTTGCGGCCAAAAGCGGTGCGATACTGCTGCCGATTCACATTGATGGTGCGGTTCTGAGTCGTTTTTCTTATCTGGATGGTAGTCGCTTCGGTTTTATAAAACGTTTCTGGTTTCCGAAAATCACCCTGACGATTTCTCCGGCTCAGCAACTCTCCGTTCCTAAGGGCGTCAAAGGGCATGACCGTCACCGGCTGCTAACCGAGCAGGTGGCCAAGATCATGCGCGACAGTGCCTATCTGGGCGCCATTCAGAAAAAATCCCTGTTTACTGCTTTATTGCAGGCCAAGTCGAAATTCCGTGCCGGTGATATCTGTGTCGAGGATATTAACCATCAGGAACTGACGCTGAAAAAGATTGTGCTTGCGGCCAAAGTTTTGGGCAAGGCTTTGCACAAAGAACTTAAGGATGAGAAGCGTGTCGGTTTAATGCTGCCGAATGTCAGCGGTATGCCGGCCAGCTTTTTTGCGTTGCAGGCCTACGGTTATGTTCCGGCGATGATTAACTTTACCGCCGGAAAAAACGTGATTCGCTCCGCCTGCCAAACAGCGGAATTGAAAACCATTATTACCTCGCAGCGTTTTATCGATGCGTTCGGATTGCAGGAACTGGTCGAAGAACTGTCGTCGGACGTGCGTTTTATTGTTCTCGAAGAGGTTCGGGAAAGCATCGGCACTCTTGATAAGCTCGGGGGCATGCTGGCGTCGGCGAAATCTCTGCCGGGCAATCGCCTTGATCCCGAGTCGGAAGCGGTGGTGCTGTTCACATCCGGCTCAGAAGGTGCGCCCAAAGGGGTGGTGCTGTCGCATAACAATATTGTCAGCAATATCGAGCAGATCAGCGCCATGCTGAACCTGATGCCGAACGAGCAGCTGTTCAATGCGCTGCCTACCTTTCACTGTTTCGGTCTGACCGCCGGGATGCTGTGGCCGATTTTGAAAGGGGCAAGAGTTTTCTTCTATCCGTCGCCGGTTCATTACCATCAGGTTCCGGAACTGGTGTATCAGAAAAATGCCCGCCTGATTTTCGGAACCGATACCTTCTTTACGGGCTATGCGCGCAAGGCGAATCCGTATGATTTTTACAGCATGCGTGCTCTGGTAGCCGGTGCCGAACGTCTGCGTCCGGAAACCCGTCAGGTCTATGCGGAGAAATTCCATCAGCCGATCTATGAGGGTTACGGCGTTACCGAAACCACTCCGGTTTTGAGTGTTAATATTCCCACCAGCTTCAAACATGGTTCGGTGGGAATGTTTGTGCCGATGATCGAGCATCGTCTTGAGCCGATTCCGGGGATTAAAGAGGGTGGTCGCCTGTTTGTCAAAGGGCCGAATGTGATGCTCGGTTATCTGATGCCGGATAAACCGGGTGTGCTTCAGCCTCCAAGCGGAGGCTGGCATGATACCGGCGATATCGTTGATATCGATCAGGACGGTTTTGTGTGGATTAAAGGGCGCGCCAAGCGTTTCGCCAAGATCGGCGGGGAAATGGTTTCCTTAACGGCGGTGGAAGCCTATATCAATCAGGCCAGCCCGGAAAGCCATCATGCGGTCGTTGCGATCGAGGATAAACGCAAGGGCGAACAATTGGTTCTGGTGACCGACGATCATACCTTAAGTCGTAAAACGGTGATTGATGCTGCCAGAGCGAATCAAGTGTCCGAATTGATGATTCCGAAAACCGTGGTACTGGTTGAACAGGTTCCGGTTCTCGGTACCGGTAAGGTTGACTATCCTGCGGTTCAGCAGCTGGTTGAGCAGCAGTCAAAAGTCTGA